In Streptomyces sp. NBC_01707, a genomic segment contains:
- a CDS encoding MBL fold metallo-hydrolase gives MDASWEEFGWERLGNGVGRRRLPGWDATVALVVGADGALLFDTGSTLREGAEVRAQVEALIGRRVTHIALSHPHFDHVLGTAAFSGAEVYGAVGVTDLLARGADELRTDAVRHGVPEADAAQAADVLVAPHHQVHDEWTLDLGGGRQVLLANVGPGHSGHDLAVLVPGSPAVVLCGDLVEESGEPQAGPDAIPSRWPAALDRLLALGGEDAVYVPGHGALVDASFVRAQRDQLSTAFGVS, from the coding sequence ATGGACGCCTCTTGGGAAGAGTTCGGCTGGGAGCGACTCGGCAACGGTGTGGGCCGACGGCGGCTTCCCGGGTGGGACGCGACGGTCGCACTGGTGGTCGGAGCGGACGGGGCGCTGCTCTTCGACACCGGATCGACGCTGCGCGAGGGCGCGGAGGTACGGGCCCAGGTGGAGGCGCTGATCGGCCGGAGGGTGACGCATATCGCACTCAGCCACCCCCACTTCGACCATGTGCTCGGTACCGCGGCCTTCTCCGGGGCCGAGGTGTACGGGGCGGTCGGAGTGACGGATCTCCTGGCCCGCGGAGCGGACGAGCTGCGCACGGACGCCGTGCGCCACGGGGTGCCCGAGGCGGACGCGGCGCAGGCGGCCGATGTGCTGGTGGCACCGCACCACCAGGTGCACGACGAGTGGACCCTCGACCTGGGCGGCGGCCGCCAGGTGCTGCTGGCGAACGTGGGCCCCGGCCACAGCGGCCACGATCTCGCGGTCCTGGTGCCCGGTTCCCCCGCCGTCGTGCTCTGCGGCGACCTGGTCGAGGAGTCCGGCGAACCGCAGGCGGGCCCGGACGCGATCCCGTCGCGCTGGCCGGCCGCACTGGACCGGCTGCTGGCGCTGGGCGGCGAGGACGCGGTGTACGTGCCGGGGCACGGTGCGCTCGTGGACGCCTCGTTCGTACGCGCGCAACGCGACCAACTGTCCACTGCGTTCGGCGTGTCGTGA
- the hrcA gene encoding heat-inducible transcriptional repressor HrcA has product MLSERRLEVLRAIVQDYVGTEEPVGSKALTERHKLGVSPATVRNDMAVLEDEGFIAQPHTSAGRIPTDKGYRLFVDKLAGVKPLSSPERRAIQNFLDGAVDLDDVVGRTVRLLAQLTRQVAVVQYPSLTRSTVRHVELLSLAPARLMLVLITDTGRVEQRMIDCPAPFGETSLADLRARLNSRVVGRRFADVPQLVQDLPESFESEDRGTVSTVLSILLETLVEETEERLMIGGTSNLTRFGHDFPLMIRPVLEALEEQVVLLKLLGEAKDSGMTVRIGHENAHEGLNSTSVVAVGYGSGDEAVAKLGVVGPTRMDYPGTMGAVRAVARYVGQILAES; this is encoded by the coding sequence ATGCTCAGCGAACGCAGACTCGAAGTGCTGCGCGCCATCGTCCAGGACTATGTCGGCACCGAGGAGCCCGTCGGTTCCAAGGCGCTCACCGAGCGGCACAAGCTGGGGGTCTCCCCGGCCACGGTCCGCAACGACATGGCAGTGCTGGAGGACGAGGGCTTCATCGCCCAGCCCCACACCAGCGCGGGGCGCATCCCGACGGACAAGGGCTACCGGCTCTTCGTCGACAAGCTCGCGGGGGTCAAGCCCCTGTCGTCGCCGGAGCGCAGGGCCATTCAGAACTTCCTCGACGGCGCGGTCGACCTCGACGACGTCGTGGGCCGCACCGTACGGCTGCTCGCGCAGCTGACCCGGCAGGTCGCCGTCGTGCAGTACCCCTCGCTGACCCGGTCGACGGTGCGGCATGTGGAGCTGCTGTCGCTGGCGCCCGCCCGGCTGATGCTCGTGCTGATCACGGACACCGGCCGGGTCGAGCAGCGCATGATCGACTGCCCCGCGCCGTTCGGTGAGACTTCTCTCGCCGATCTGCGGGCCCGGCTCAACAGCCGGGTCGTCGGACGCCGTTTCGCGGACGTCCCGCAGCTGGTGCAGGATCTGCCGGAATCCTTCGAGAGCGAGGACCGGGGAACCGTGTCCACCGTGCTCTCGATCCTGCTCGAAACCCTCGTCGAGGAGACGGAGGAGCGGCTGATGATCGGCGGCACCTCCAACCTCACCCGCTTCGGGCACGACTTCCCCCTGATGATCCGGCCCGTGCTGGAGGCGTTGGAGGAGCAGGTCGTGCTGCTGAAGCTGCTCGGCGAGGCCAAGGACTCGGGCATGACCGTACGTATCGGGCACGAGAACGCCCACGAGGGGCTCAACTCCACGTCCGTCGTCGCGGTCGGCTACGGTTCGGGCGACGAGGCAGTCGCCAAACTCGGCGTGGTCGGACCGACCCGCATGGACTACCCCGGAACGATGGGAGCGGTACGCGCAGTGGCACGTTACGTCGGACAGATCCTGGCGGAGTCGTAA
- the dnaJ gene encoding molecular chaperone DnaJ, translating to MATDYYAVLGVRRDASQDEIKKAFRRLARELHPDVNPDPKTQERFKEINAAYEVLSDPQKKQVYDLGGDPLSASGGGGAGGFGQGGFGNFSDIMDAFFGTASQRGPRSRTRRGQDAMIRLEIDLGEAAFGTTKDIQVDTAVVCTTCSGEGAAPGTSAQTCDMCRGRGEVSQVTRSFLGQVMTSRPCPQCQGFGTVVPTPCPECAGDGRIRSRRTLTVKIPAGVDNGTRIQLAGEGEVGPGGGPAGDLYVEIHELPHAVFQRRGDDLHCTVTIPMTAGALGTKVPLETLDGLEEVDIRPGTQSGQSVPLHGRGITHLRGGGRGDLIVHVEVMTPSKLDPEQERLLRELAKLRGEERPTGQFQPGQQGLFSRLKDAFNGR from the coding sequence GTGGCCACGGACTACTACGCCGTACTCGGCGTGCGCCGCGACGCATCTCAGGACGAGATCAAGAAGGCCTTCCGGCGGCTCGCACGCGAGCTGCATCCGGATGTCAACCCCGATCCGAAGACCCAGGAGCGGTTCAAGGAGATCAACGCCGCCTACGAGGTGTTGTCGGACCCGCAGAAGAAGCAGGTCTACGACCTCGGCGGCGACCCGCTGTCCGCTTCCGGCGGCGGTGGCGCGGGCGGATTCGGACAGGGTGGCTTCGGCAACTTCTCCGACATCATGGACGCGTTCTTCGGTACGGCGTCGCAGCGCGGACCCCGTTCGCGCACCCGGCGCGGCCAGGACGCGATGATCCGGCTGGAGATCGATCTCGGCGAGGCCGCGTTCGGCACCACCAAGGACATCCAGGTCGACACGGCCGTCGTCTGTACGACCTGCAGCGGCGAGGGCGCCGCACCCGGCACCTCCGCCCAGACCTGTGACATGTGCCGCGGTCGCGGTGAGGTCTCCCAGGTCACCCGGTCGTTCCTCGGCCAGGTCATGACCTCGCGGCCCTGCCCGCAGTGCCAGGGCTTCGGTACGGTCGTGCCGACCCCGTGCCCGGAGTGCGCCGGTGACGGCCGCATCCGTTCGCGGCGCACGCTCACCGTGAAGATCCCCGCCGGTGTCGACAACGGCACCCGCATCCAGCTCGCGGGCGAGGGCGAGGTCGGCCCCGGCGGCGGACCGGCCGGCGACCTGTACGTCGAGATCCACGAGCTGCCGCACGCGGTGTTCCAGCGCCGCGGCGACGATCTGCACTGCACCGTCACGATCCCCATGACGGCGGGCGCGCTCGGCACCAAGGTGCCGTTGGAGACGCTCGACGGACTGGAGGAGGTCGACATCCGGCCGGGCACCCAGTCCGGTCAGTCGGTCCCGCTGCACGGCCGTGGCATCACCCACCTGCGTGGTGGCGGGCGCGGCGATCTGATCGTGCACGTCGAGGTGATGACCCCGTCGAAGCTGGACCCGGAGCAGGAGCGACTGCTGCGCGAGCTCGCGAAGCTGCGCGGCGAGGAGCGGCCCACCGGTCAGTTCCAGCCGGGACAGCAGGGGTTGTTCTCCCGGCTCAAGGACGCGTTCAACGGCCGCTGA
- a CDS encoding nitronate monooxygenase, with amino-acid sequence MSSALTDLCRYPIVQAPMAGGVSCPQLVAAVAEAGGLGFLAAGYKTADGMYNEIKQLRRLTGQPFGVNLFMPQPSLADPSAVEVYRQQLVGEAAWYETPLGDPDPCGDDGYEAKLAIFVEDPVPVVSFTFGCPTRDTFDALAGVGTYTVVTVTTPEEAQAAQWAGADAVCVQGIEAGGHQSTYRDDPQNDGTGMGLLSLVAEVRETVQVPVIAAGGIMRGSQIAAVIAAGADAAQLGTAFLACPESGAHLLHKQALTNPLFARTALTRAFSGRPARGLVNRFMREHGPYAPAAYPQVHHVTSGLRKAAAKAGDAQGMALWAGQGHRMARELPAGRLTELLAAELDAARAAVSTRSTQ; translated from the coding sequence ATGTCATCCGCGTTGACCGATCTCTGCCGGTATCCGATCGTGCAGGCCCCGATGGCGGGCGGTGTGTCCTGTCCACAGCTGGTCGCGGCCGTCGCGGAAGCGGGCGGGCTGGGTTTCCTCGCCGCCGGGTACAAGACGGCGGACGGCATGTACAACGAGATCAAACAGCTGCGCCGGCTGACCGGCCAGCCGTTCGGTGTCAACCTCTTCATGCCGCAGCCGAGCCTCGCGGACCCGAGCGCCGTCGAGGTGTACCGGCAGCAGCTGGTCGGTGAGGCCGCCTGGTACGAGACTCCGCTCGGTGACCCGGACCCGTGCGGCGACGACGGATACGAGGCCAAGCTCGCGATCTTTGTGGAGGACCCGGTTCCGGTGGTCTCCTTCACGTTCGGCTGCCCCACCCGCGACACCTTCGACGCGCTCGCCGGAGTCGGTACGTACACCGTCGTGACGGTCACCACGCCGGAGGAGGCGCAGGCCGCCCAGTGGGCGGGCGCCGACGCGGTCTGTGTCCAGGGCATCGAGGCGGGCGGCCATCAGTCCACCTACCGCGACGACCCGCAGAACGACGGCACCGGCATGGGACTGCTCTCCCTGGTGGCCGAGGTCCGCGAGACCGTCCAGGTGCCGGTCATCGCCGCGGGCGGCATCATGCGTGGCTCCCAGATCGCGGCGGTGATCGCGGCGGGCGCGGATGCGGCGCAGCTCGGAACGGCTTTCCTGGCCTGCCCCGAGTCCGGTGCCCATCTGCTGCACAAGCAGGCACTGACCAACCCGTTGTTCGCGCGGACGGCGCTGACCCGGGCGTTCTCCGGGCGCCCGGCCCGCGGCCTCGTCAACCGTTTCATGCGCGAGCACGGGCCGTACGCCCCCGCCGCCTACCCGCAGGTGCACCATGTCACCAGCGGGCTGCGCAAGGCCGCGGCCAAGGCCGGGGACGCCCAGGGCATGGCCCTGTGGGCGGGCCAGGGTCACCGGATGGCACGCGAGCTGCCGGCCGGCCGGCTGACCGAACTGCTCGCCGCAGAACTGGATGCCGCGCGAGCGGCAGTGAGCACAAGGAGCACGCAGTGA
- a CDS encoding 16S rRNA (uracil(1498)-N(3))-methyltransferase yields MTAPVFVVEQVPSGPRFVLDGPEGRHAVSVKRLHAGEDVVLTDGHGRWVEGVVEAAEGKDRLVLTDLGTVHEEPRPAPRITVVQALPKGDRGEVAVETLTETGVDAIVPWQASRCITQWKGDRGLKSLAKWRNTAREAGKQSRRVLFPEVTDAMTTKQVAALLAAADFAAVLHEERDYDSEPLATVGLPVGGEIMLVVGPEGGVSPDELAAFAEAGARTCRLGRSVLRTSTAGTAATALLLGRTGRWA; encoded by the coding sequence GTGACCGCACCGGTCTTCGTCGTCGAGCAGGTCCCCAGCGGCCCGCGGTTCGTCCTGGACGGGCCCGAGGGGCGGCACGCCGTATCGGTGAAACGGCTGCACGCCGGTGAGGACGTGGTCCTGACGGATGGGCACGGCCGGTGGGTGGAAGGCGTCGTGGAGGCCGCCGAGGGCAAGGACAGGCTCGTCCTGACGGACCTCGGCACGGTCCACGAGGAGCCCCGGCCCGCGCCCCGTATCACCGTGGTCCAGGCGCTCCCCAAGGGCGACCGCGGCGAGGTCGCCGTCGAGACCCTCACGGAGACCGGTGTCGACGCGATCGTGCCGTGGCAGGCTTCGCGCTGCATCACCCAATGGAAGGGTGATCGTGGCCTCAAGTCCCTGGCGAAATGGCGGAACACGGCCCGTGAGGCGGGCAAGCAGTCGCGCCGGGTGCTGTTCCCGGAGGTGACGGACGCCATGACGACCAAACAGGTTGCCGCACTCCTGGCCGCAGCGGACTTCGCGGCCGTCCTGCACGAGGAGCGGGACTACGACAGCGAGCCGCTGGCCACCGTCGGACTCCCGGTCGGGGGCGAGATCATGCTGGTCGTGGGGCCCGAGGGCGGTGTCTCGCCGGACGAGCTGGCAGCCTTCGCCGAGGCCGGCGCCCGGACCTGCCGGCTCGGCCGGAGCGTGCTGCGCACCTCCACGGCGGGCACCGCGGCGACGGCTCTGCTGCTCGGACGCACCGGCCGCTGGGCCTGA
- a CDS encoding histidine triad nucleotide-binding protein: MAGEPQPDCLFCKIVSGDVPATIVRETETTVAFRDINPQAPTHILVIPRVHHRDAATLAAAEPQIAADILREAGHIAADEKITDTGYRVVFNTGAGAGQTVFHAHAHVLGGRGMQWPPG; this comes from the coding sequence ATGGCGGGAGAACCGCAGCCCGACTGCCTGTTCTGCAAGATCGTCTCGGGAGACGTCCCGGCAACCATCGTCCGCGAGACCGAGACGACCGTAGCCTTCCGCGACATCAACCCCCAGGCCCCCACCCACATCCTCGTCATCCCGCGCGTCCACCACCGCGACGCCGCCACCCTCGCCGCCGCCGAACCGCAGATCGCCGCCGACATACTGCGCGAGGCCGGGCACATCGCCGCCGACGAGAAGATCACCGACACCGGTTACCGGGTGGTCTTCAACACCGGCGCCGGTGCCGGGCAGACCGTCTTCCACGCGCACGCCCACGTCCTGGGCGGCCGCGGGATGCAGTGGCCTCCCGGATAA
- the hemW gene encoding radical SAM family heme chaperone HemW: protein MDGMPSVLPDGEPVPDDGALPRHALEGAADRPLGFYLHVPYCATRCGYCDFNTYTATELRGSGGALASRDNYAAHLIGEVRQARKVLGDDPRPVRTVFVGGGTPTLLAAGDLVRMLAAIRDEFGLADDAEITTEANPESVDPAYLSELREGGFNRISFGMQSARQHVLKILDRTHTPGRPEACVAEARAAGFEHVNLDLIYGTPGESDDDWRASLDAAIGAGPDHVSAYALIVEEGTQLARRIRRGEVPMTDDDVHADRYLIADEAMAAAGFSWYEVSNWARTPEGRCLHNELYWRGADWWGAGPGAHSHVGGVRWWNVKHPGAYAQALAEGRSPGAGREVLSEEDRRVERILLELRLVDGCPLSLLAPAGLAAAGRAVADGLLEEASYAEGRAVLTLRGRLLADAVVRDLVD, encoded by the coding sequence ATGGACGGTATGCCTTCCGTACTGCCCGATGGTGAACCCGTGCCCGACGACGGGGCCCTGCCCCGCCATGCCCTGGAAGGCGCCGCCGACCGCCCGCTCGGCTTCTACCTGCATGTGCCGTACTGCGCGACCCGCTGCGGCTACTGCGACTTCAACACGTACACCGCGACCGAGCTGCGCGGCTCCGGCGGTGCATTGGCCTCCCGGGACAACTACGCCGCCCACCTGATCGGCGAGGTCCGGCAGGCCCGCAAGGTACTCGGCGACGACCCGCGGCCGGTCCGTACGGTGTTCGTCGGCGGCGGCACGCCCACGCTGCTGGCTGCCGGGGATCTCGTACGGATGCTGGCGGCGATCCGGGACGAGTTCGGGCTCGCCGACGACGCGGAGATCACGACCGAGGCCAATCCGGAGTCCGTCGATCCGGCCTATCTGTCGGAGCTGCGGGAAGGCGGCTTCAACCGGATCTCGTTCGGGATGCAGAGTGCGCGTCAGCACGTGCTGAAGATCCTCGACCGTACGCACACGCCGGGGCGACCCGAGGCATGCGTCGCCGAGGCGAGAGCCGCGGGCTTCGAGCACGTCAACCTCGACCTGATCTACGGCACCCCCGGCGAGTCCGACGACGACTGGCGGGCCTCGCTGGACGCGGCCATCGGGGCGGGGCCGGACCACGTGTCCGCCTACGCGCTGATCGTCGAGGAGGGGACGCAGCTGGCGCGCCGGATCCGGCGCGGCGAGGTTCCGATGACGGACGACGACGTCCACGCCGACCGCTATCTGATCGCCGACGAGGCGATGGCCGCGGCGGGCTTCTCCTGGTACGAGGTGTCGAACTGGGCCCGGACGCCGGAGGGGCGGTGCCTGCACAACGAGCTGTACTGGCGGGGCGCCGACTGGTGGGGGGCCGGGCCGGGCGCGCACAGCCATGTGGGCGGGGTGCGGTGGTGGAACGTCAAGCATCCCGGTGCGTACGCGCAGGCACTGGCGGAAGGGCGGTCGCCGGGAGCGGGACGCGAGGTGCTCTCCGAGGAGGACCGTCGCGTCGAACGGATCCTGCTGGAGCTGCGGCTGGTCGACGGCTGTCCGCTGTCGCTGCTGGCACCGGCCGGACTGGCCGCGGCGGGACGAGCGGTGGCGGACGGGTTGCTGGAGGAGGCGTCCTATGCGGAGGGTCGGGCCGTGCTGACCCTGCGGGGCCGGCTCCTTGCGGACGCGGTCGTCAGGGACCTGGTGGACTGA
- a CDS encoding S41 family peptidase, with translation MTQPAYLRYPHVQGELIAFTAEDDVWLAPLGGGRAWRVSADNRPVSQPRISPDGAHVAWTSTRDGAPEVHLAPVDGGPSKRLTYWGDARTSVRGWTPEGDVLVISTQGQVSLRRSWARAVPVDGGPARTLPYGPVGSLAYGPGGRVLLLSATMGREAATWKRYRGGTAGKLWLAQAPGEGQGPDGVAEFVRIHEGLDGNIECPMWVGERLAFLSDHEGVGALYSSLPDGSDLRRHTEADGFYARHATTDGTRVSYSSAGELWLLDDLDGAGPRRLDIRLGGQRADLQPHPVHAGSHLDSASPDRTGRGSAVGTRGAVHWVTHREGPARALAVEPGVRARLPRTFQADGDQHVVWVTDAEGDDALECAPATGIAPGTAPRRLAAGRLGRVLDLAAAPDGSRFAVASHDGRILIVERERGEVHEVDRSEHGDASGLVFSPDSAWLAWSHPGPEPLSQLKLAHLADLSVAEATPLRFRDYAPAFTVDGKHLAFLSERAFDPIYDAHVFDLAFVGACRPHLLTLAATTPSPFGPQRHGRPTEKEKSSGDGDQDNPTALPVTRIDLEGLADRIVPLPVEAARYSSLRAAKDGLLWLRHPVTGVLGTAGATPDSRGPETVLERYDLEKLHSDELASDVSRFAVSGDGRRLVLHTRGKLRVVPADSRVPAGSDDDHDGGGDTVDLSRIRRTVEPAAEWRQMYDEAGRIMRDNFWRPDMGGVDWDGVLDRYRPVLARIATHDDLVDLLWEVQGELGTSHAYVTPQGGRHDDTSRQGLLGADISRTDDGDWRIDRILPSETSDPAARSPLAAPGVAVHAGDAILAVDGQEIDPLTGPGPLLTGSAGKPVELTVEPADGGNLRHVVVVPTADEEALRYHAWVADRRAYVHEQSGGRLGYLHVPDMVGSGWAQLHRDLRVEVAREGLVVDVRENRGGHTSQLVVEKLARRIVGWDLPRGMQPYSYPGDAPRGPVVAVANEFSGSDGDIVNAAIKALGIGPVVGTRTWGGVVGIDSRYRLVDGTLVTQPKYAFWLEGYGWGVENHGVDPDVEVVMTPQDHAAGRDPQLDAAIRIALEGLAESPAKTAPGLPG, from the coding sequence GTGACACAGCCTGCCTATCTCCGGTACCCCCATGTCCAGGGCGAATTGATCGCCTTCACCGCTGAGGACGACGTCTGGTTGGCGCCGCTCGGCGGCGGTCGGGCCTGGCGGGTCAGCGCCGACAACCGGCCCGTCAGCCAGCCGCGCATATCGCCGGACGGCGCCCACGTCGCCTGGACTTCCACCCGGGACGGTGCCCCCGAGGTGCACCTCGCGCCCGTCGACGGCGGCCCCTCGAAGCGGCTGACCTACTGGGGCGACGCCAGGACGTCCGTACGCGGCTGGACCCCCGAAGGCGACGTCCTGGTCATCAGCACCCAGGGGCAGGTGTCGCTGCGCCGTAGCTGGGCCCGCGCCGTCCCGGTCGACGGCGGGCCCGCCCGGACCCTGCCGTACGGCCCGGTCGGCTCCCTCGCGTACGGACCCGGCGGACGGGTCCTGTTGCTCTCCGCCACCATGGGGCGCGAGGCCGCCACCTGGAAGCGCTACCGGGGCGGCACGGCGGGCAAGTTGTGGCTCGCGCAAGCACCCGGGGAAGGCCAGGGACCGGACGGCGTCGCGGAGTTCGTACGGATCCACGAGGGCCTCGACGGCAACATCGAATGCCCGATGTGGGTCGGTGAACGTCTCGCCTTCCTCTCCGACCACGAAGGCGTGGGCGCGCTCTACTCCTCGCTCCCCGACGGCTCCGACCTGCGTCGGCACACCGAGGCCGACGGCTTCTACGCCCGCCACGCGACGACCGACGGCACCCGCGTCAGCTACTCCTCGGCCGGCGAGCTGTGGCTGCTCGACGACCTCGACGGCGCCGGACCGCGCCGTCTCGACATCCGCCTCGGCGGCCAGCGCGCCGACCTCCAGCCGCACCCCGTGCACGCCGGTAGCCACCTCGACTCGGCGTCCCCGGACCGTACCGGCCGCGGCAGCGCCGTCGGGACGCGCGGCGCCGTCCACTGGGTCACCCACCGCGAGGGCCCGGCCCGCGCACTGGCCGTCGAACCCGGGGTGCGGGCCAGACTGCCCCGTACCTTCCAGGCCGACGGCGATCAGCACGTCGTCTGGGTCACCGACGCGGAGGGCGACGACGCCCTCGAGTGCGCACCCGCCACCGGGATCGCCCCCGGCACCGCTCCGCGCCGACTGGCCGCCGGCCGCCTCGGCAGGGTGCTCGACCTGGCGGCGGCCCCCGACGGCAGCCGGTTCGCCGTCGCCTCGCACGACGGCCGGATCCTGATCGTCGAACGGGAGAGGGGCGAGGTCCACGAGGTCGACCGCAGTGAACACGGCGACGCCTCCGGGCTCGTCTTCTCGCCCGACTCCGCATGGCTCGCCTGGTCCCACCCCGGGCCCGAGCCGCTGAGCCAGCTCAAGCTCGCGCACCTCGCCGATCTGTCGGTCGCCGAGGCCACGCCGCTCCGCTTCCGGGACTACGCCCCCGCGTTCACCGTCGACGGCAAGCACCTCGCCTTCCTCTCCGAGCGGGCCTTCGATCCGATCTACGACGCGCACGTCTTCGACCTGGCCTTCGTCGGCGCCTGCCGCCCGCACCTGCTGACGCTCGCCGCCACCACACCCTCCCCGTTCGGGCCGCAGCGCCACGGCCGCCCGACCGAGAAGGAGAAGAGCTCCGGCGACGGCGATCAGGACAACCCCACCGCGCTGCCCGTCACCCGGATCGACCTCGAGGGGCTCGCCGACCGGATCGTTCCGCTGCCCGTCGAGGCCGCCCGCTACTCCTCGCTGCGCGCGGCCAAGGACGGACTGCTGTGGCTGCGGCACCCGGTGACGGGCGTGCTCGGAACGGCAGGGGCGACGCCGGACTCCCGGGGGCCGGAGACCGTCCTGGAACGGTACGACCTGGAGAAGCTGCACAGCGACGAACTCGCCTCCGACGTCAGCCGGTTCGCGGTCAGCGGCGACGGCAGGCGGCTGGTTCTGCACACCCGGGGCAAGTTGCGCGTCGTGCCCGCCGACAGCCGTGTCCCGGCAGGCTCCGACGACGACCACGACGGTGGCGGCGACACCGTCGACCTCTCCCGGATCCGCCGTACCGTCGAACCGGCCGCCGAGTGGCGCCAGATGTACGACGAGGCCGGCCGCATCATGCGCGACAACTTCTGGCGGCCCGACATGGGCGGCGTCGACTGGGACGGGGTCCTCGACCGCTACCGGCCGGTGCTGGCGCGCATCGCCACCCATGACGACCTCGTCGACCTGCTCTGGGAGGTGCAGGGGGAGCTCGGCACCTCGCATGCGTATGTGACGCCGCAGGGCGGCCGGCACGACGACACGAGCCGGCAGGGGCTGCTCGGGGCCGACATCTCCCGTACCGACGACGGTGATTGGCGCATCGACCGGATCCTGCCGTCCGAGACGTCCGACCCGGCGGCCCGCTCGCCGCTGGCCGCGCCCGGCGTCGCGGTCCACGCCGGGGACGCGATCCTTGCCGTCGACGGGCAGGAGATCGACCCCCTGACCGGACCCGGTCCGCTGCTCACCGGCTCGGCGGGCAAGCCGGTCGAGCTGACCGTCGAGCCGGCGGACGGCGGCAATCTGCGTCATGTCGTCGTCGTGCCCACCGCGGACGAGGAGGCGTTGCGGTACCACGCGTGGGTCGCGGACCGCCGGGCGTACGTGCACGAGCAGTCTGGCGGTCGCCTCGGCTACCTCCATGTCCCCGACATGGTCGGCTCCGGCTGGGCCCAGCTGCACCGGGACCTGCGGGTCGAAGTGGCCCGTGAAGGGCTGGTGGTGGACGTACGCGAGAACCGGGGCGGCCACACGTCGCAGCTGGTCGTGGAGAAGCTGGCCCGCCGCATCGTCGGCTGGGACCTGCCGCGCGGTATGCAGCCGTACAGCTATCCCGGGGACGCGCCGCGCGGTCCGGTGGTGGCCGTGGCGAACGAGTTCTCCGGCTCGGACGGCGACATCGTGAACGCGGCGATCAAGGCGCTCGGGATCGGGCCGGTGGTCGGTACGCGGACGTGGGGCGGTGTGGTGGGCATCGACAGCCGGTACCGGCTCGTCGACGGCACGCTGGTGACACAGCCCAAGTACGCGTTCTGGCTTGAGGGATACGGCTGGGGCGTGGAGAACCACGGGGTGGATCCCGATGTGGAGGTCGTGATGACGCCGCAGGACCATGCGGCGGGGCGGGACCCGCAGCTGGACGCGGCGATCCGGATCGCGCTCGAGGGGCTCGCGGAGAGCCCGGCGAAGACGGCACCGGGTCTGCCGGGGTAG
- a CDS encoding DUF3097 domain-containing protein, giving the protein MRSYHPDLTPPWKKSAPVPEVPAEPDLVVEEVSSGFCGAVIRCERTAQGPTVTLEDRFGKQRVFPMEPRGFLLEGRVVTLVRPSAPGPVRPARTASGSLAVPGARARVARAGRIYVEGRHDAELVERVWGDDLRIEGVVVEYLEGIDDLPAVVRDFAPGPDARLGVLVDHLVPGSKESRIAGEVTDANVLVVGHPYIDVWEAVKPSSVGIASWPVVPRGQDWKTGVCRSLGWPENTGAAWQHILSTVRSYRDLEPALLGRVEELIDFVTAPTG; this is encoded by the coding sequence ATGCGCAGCTACCACCCGGATCTGACCCCACCGTGGAAGAAGTCCGCCCCCGTTCCCGAGGTCCCCGCCGAGCCCGATCTGGTCGTGGAGGAGGTCTCCAGCGGCTTCTGCGGTGCCGTGATCCGCTGCGAGAGGACGGCTCAGGGCCCGACGGTGACCCTGGAGGACCGTTTCGGCAAGCAACGGGTGTTCCCGATGGAACCTCGCGGCTTCCTGCTGGAGGGCCGGGTCGTCACCCTCGTACGCCCGTCGGCGCCCGGTCCCGTACGCCCCGCCCGCACGGCCTCCGGCTCGCTCGCCGTCCCCGGGGCGCGGGCGCGGGTGGCACGGGCCGGCCGGATCTATGTCGAGGGCCGGCACGACGCGGAGCTGGTCGAACGGGTCTGGGGCGACGACCTGCGCATCGAGGGCGTGGTCGTCGAGTACCTGGAGGGCATCGACGACCTCCCGGCCGTCGTCCGCGACTTCGCCCCCGGCCCGGACGCGCGACTGGGCGTCCTGGTCGACCACTTGGTCCCCGGTTCCAAGGAGTCGAGGATCGCGGGCGAGGTCACGGACGCGAACGTGCTGGTGGTGGGCCACCCCTACATCGACGTCTGGGAGGCGGTGAAGCCGTCGTCGGTCGGCATCGCGAGCTGGCCGGTGGTCCCGCGCGGCCAGGACTGGAAGACGGGCGTGTGCCGGTCGCTGGGCTGGCCGGAGAACACAGGGGCGGCGTGGCAGCACATCCTGTCCACGGTCCGCTCGTACCGCGACCTGGAGCCGGCGCTGCTGGGCCGGGTGGAGGAGCTGATCGACTTCGTCACGGCGCCCACGGGGTAG